A section of the Halichoerus grypus chromosome 11, mHalGry1.hap1.1, whole genome shotgun sequence genome encodes:
- the MPEG1 gene encoding macrophage-expressed gene 1 protein, producing MNGLGGAILFWAVVAWAKTDKPLGETNEAGFQKCKNALKLPVLEALPGGGWDNLRNVDMGRVMDLTYGSCRTTEDGRYIIPDEIISIAQKQSNLEMNSEILGSWVNYQSSTSFSINLELSLYSKINGKFSSDFQKMKTLQVKDQAITTRVQVRNLIYTVKINSASELSRRFKKELMDISDRLENNQTRMATYLAELLVLNYGTHVITSVDAGAALIQEDHIRSSFLQDGQSSHTAVTASAGIAFMNVVNYKFEENYTSQSVLTKSYLSNRTNSRVQSIGGVPFYPGISLQAWQQSITNHLVAIDRDGLPLHFFINPDMLPELPGPLVKKLSRTVEAAVRHYYTFNTYPGCTDVNSPNFNFQANTDDGSCEGKMTNFSFGGVYQECTQLSGKETAQLCQDLEQKNPLTGDFSCPSGYSPVHLLSQIHEEGYNHLECRRRCTLLIFCKTVCEDVFRVAKAEFRAFWCVASGQIPENSGLLFGGLFTGKSINPLTNAQACPAGYFPLRLFENLKVCASQDYELGYRFSVPFGGFFSCAVGNPLVNSAIANDLGAPSLKKCPGGFSQHLALISDGCQVSYCVKAGLFTGGALPPARLPPYTRPPLMSQAATNTVIVTNSETASSWIKDSQTRQWRLGEPLELRRAMGVIRGDGSGLSGGAAAGVTMGVTTVLAATIALAVYGTRKYKKRGYQALDDERQSLAAGSAETGGAPGQEQEQSPA from the coding sequence ATGAACGGCCTCGGGGGTGCCATCCTCTTCTGGGCGGTAGTAGCATGGGCTAAAACGGACAAGCCTTTGGGAGAGACAAATGAGGCTGGATTTCAAAAATGCAAGAATGCCTTAAAACTACCTGTTCTAGAAGCCTTACCCGGAGGGGGCTGGGATAACCTGCGGAATGTGGACATGGGACGGGTGATGGACCTGACTTACGGGAGCTGTAGGACCACAGAGGATGGACGGTACATCATCCCTGATGAAATCATCAGCATCGCCCAGAAACAGAGCAACCTAGAGATGAACTCCgaaatcctggggtcctgggtgaATTACCAGAGCAGCACCTCCTTCTCCATCAACTTGGAGCTTTCCCTTTATTCCAAGATCAATGGCAAATTCTCCTCTGATTTTCAGAAGATGAAGACCCTTCAAGTGAAAGACCAAGCTATAACTACCCGGGTTCAGGTAAGAAACCTGATCTACACGGTCAAAATCAACTCAGCTTCAGAACTAAGCCGGAGGTTTAAGAAGGAGCTCATGGACATCTCTGACCGCCTGGAGAACAACCAGACGCGGATGGCCACCTACCTGGCAGAGCTTCTGGTCCTCAACTATGGCACCCACGTCATCACCAGCGTGGATGCTGGAGCTGCTCTCATCCAGGAGGACCACATCAGATCCTCATTCTTACAGGACGGCCAGAGCAGTCACACTGCTGTGACCGCATCCGCTGGGATTGCCTTCATGAACGTGGTGAACTACAAATTTGAGGAGAACTACACGTCGCAGAGCGTCCTCACCAAGAGCTATCTCTCAAACCGAACCAACTCCAGGGTGCAAAGCATCGGAGGGGTTCCTTTTTACCCAGGCATCAGCCTCCAGGCCTGGCAGCAGAGCATCACCAACCACCTGGTGGCCATAGACCGCGATGGCCTGCCTCTGCATTTCTTCATCAACCCCGACATGCTGCCTGAGTTGCCGGGGCCCTTGGTGAAGAAGCTGTCCCGCACAGTGGAGGCTGCCGTGAGGCATTATTACACGTTCAACACCTACCCTGGATGCACAGATGTCAACTCGCCCAACTTCAACTTTCAGGCCAACACTGATGATGGCTCTTGCGAGGGGAAAATGACCAATTTCTCCTTTGGAGGAGTTTATCAGGAATGCACCCAGCTCTCAGGGAAGGAGACTGCCCAGCTCTGCCAAGACTTGGAGCAGAAGAATCCGCTCACTGGTGATTTCTCCTGCCCCTCTGGCTACTCCCCAGTCCACCTGCTGTCCCAGATCCACGAGGAAGGTTACAACCACCTGGAGTGTCGACGGAGATGCACCCTCCTCATCTTCTGCAAGACGGTGTGCGAAGATGTGTTCCGGGTGGCAAAGGCTGAATTTAGGGCTTTTTGGTGCGTGGCGAGTGGCCAAATACCGGAAAACTCAGGACTGCTTTTTGGGGGCCTCTTCACTGGTAAGAGCATAAACCCTTTGACAAATGCACAGGCCTGCCCGGCTGGCTATTTCCCACTGAGACTTTTTGAAAACCTCAAGGTATGTGCCTCTCAGGACTATGAGTTGGGATATAGGTTTTCCGTCCCCTTTGGTGGGTTCTTTAGCTGTGCAGTTGGAAACCCCTTGGTAAATTCTGCCATAGCCAACGATTTAGGGGCACCTTCTCTAAAAAAGTGTCCTGGGGGCTTCAGCCAACACCTAGCCCTCATCAGTGATGGATGCCAAGTGTCCTACTGCGTCAAGGCCGGGCTTTTCACAGGAGGCGCTCTGCCCCCTGCCAGGCTCCCACCTTACACCCGGCCACCCCTCATGAGTCAGGCTGCCACCAACACTGTCATTGTGACAAATAGCGAGACGGCAAGTTCCTGGATTAAAGACTCCCAGACCCGCCAGTGGAGGCTGGGGGAGCCGTTAGAGCTGCGCAGGGCCATGGGGGTCATCCGCGGGGACGGCAGTGGTCTGTCGGGAGGGGCAGCAGCTGGGGTCACAATGGGGGTCACCACTGTCCTGGCAGCCACCATTGCCCTGGCCGTCTATGGCACCCGGAAGTACAAGAAGAGGGGCTACCAGGCATTGGACGACGAGAGGCAGAGTTTGGCGGCGGGCTCTGCAGAGACGGGGGGCGCCCCTGGCCAAGAGCAGGAGCAGAGTCCAGCCTAA